The Caulifigura coniformis genome includes a region encoding these proteins:
- a CDS encoding DUF1592 domain-containing protein: MLAVLIGFVAALTGGRTIADETSFPRLQEEYQRTTHSLLKRYCIDCHSAADKQGELDLEQFTQFEHVRQAPAVWQKVAEMLDNGEMPPKDADQPTTAERRELRNWIERYLGAEARANAGDPGPVVLRRLTNAEYTYTVRDLTGAPLEPAREFPADGAAGEGFTNAGAAMAMSPALLQKYLDAGKDIASHAVLLPGGIRFSPSVTPRDWTEETLAAIHQIYDRYTEAKGATAISLQGIALQTNAGGRLPIEAYLAATLQERDALRAGRKSIAEVARERRLSPKYLGTLWGHLNDDTAQPPSQLLNDLRTKWHAATPANATDLVHEVSRWQRALFRFTTVGHIGKTGGPKAWMEPLSPLVARHELRHKLVVPDGKGEVVVYLSTSDAGDSGDGDFVVWERPRLVAPGRDEILLKDLRATTARLTRRREELIESTARCLEAAGEASAREQVDVPSLAAKHKVDTSLLAAWLDFLGIGSPAGVGTPLGHKIESVGGHGFIQGWGGDNALSVLANASGQHVRVPGNMPAHSVAVHPAPTVQVTVGWMSPVLGDARISARVQDAHPECGNGIHWQLEVRRGKSVQRLAEGTSRGATPAAIGPFERLPIRPGDFVALVIAPREGNHSCDLTNVDLTITSAGAEWNLSNDVSSDILAANPHSDRQGHPGVWHFFGEPVSKQGGVIPAGSILSSWLTTSDLDLRKSKATDLQNLLTARAAGVPNDSPDALLARELTSLNGSLLRNLLNARKVPGDASPPAAGDSAIGLDPALFGQHVDGSPIDAASLCIRAPSVLEVRIPAELANGAELVASCLLHEASGPNGSAQTAIVTTPPAAGLQPGEVADAKHPGVWTSSAGSPVHSSPILTSEGSIARARFETAFDDFRSIFPPALCYSKIVPVDEVVTLTQFYREDEPLRRLMLSDEESSRLDALWAELHFVSREPLTQVDALQQLMEFATQDGDPTVFEPLRKPTMERAAAFRQQLANAEPAHLDAVLELASRAWRRPLSSRDSENFRALDARLRAEGVAHDDSVRLLIARVFASPSFLYRPETAPPGDQPGPVTDHELATRLSYFLWSSVPDAELRRLADAGRLHDPEVLAAQTERMLKDDRVQRLATEFGCQWLQVYDFDRDDGKSDRHFPEFKELRGDMYQEVVRYFTHLFQENRPVTEIYSSDYTFVNGRLAAFYNFAGLTVPETEWRKVESTDAWGRGGILTQAATLAKNSGASRTSPILRGNWVSEVLLGERLPRPPKDVPPLPDEQPAADVTVRQLIEQHTSDERCARCHVRIDPFGFALEGFDGIGRRRTPDSPALLGETTSKLADGTELVGVRGLTRYLLVNREDAVLRQFCRKLLGYALGRSVQLSDHPLISEMCAELRKSDFRVSAAVQAIVQSRQFRERRGMDSARASDEAASAP, translated from the coding sequence ATGCTGGCGGTCCTTATTGGCTTCGTCGCCGCACTCACCGGCGGACGGACGATCGCTGACGAAACCTCGTTTCCCCGGCTGCAGGAGGAGTATCAGCGAACGACGCACTCCCTCCTCAAACGCTACTGCATCGACTGCCATTCCGCGGCCGACAAACAGGGCGAACTCGACCTCGAACAGTTCACGCAGTTCGAGCATGTCCGGCAAGCTCCTGCCGTCTGGCAGAAAGTCGCCGAGATGCTCGATAACGGCGAGATGCCCCCCAAAGACGCCGACCAACCGACGACGGCCGAGCGACGCGAACTGCGAAACTGGATCGAGCGCTATCTGGGAGCCGAAGCCCGTGCCAACGCCGGCGACCCCGGCCCCGTCGTCCTCCGCCGCCTCACCAACGCCGAATACACCTACACCGTGCGCGACCTCACCGGCGCGCCGCTGGAACCCGCGCGCGAATTCCCGGCCGACGGAGCCGCCGGAGAGGGCTTCACCAACGCCGGCGCCGCGATGGCCATGTCGCCCGCCCTCCTCCAGAAATACCTCGACGCAGGGAAGGACATCGCCAGCCACGCCGTCCTTCTGCCGGGCGGCATCCGATTCTCCCCTTCCGTCACCCCGCGCGACTGGACCGAAGAAACCCTCGCGGCCATTCATCAGATCTACGATCGATACACCGAGGCCAAGGGCGCCACCGCCATCAGCCTGCAGGGAATCGCCCTCCAGACGAACGCCGGCGGACGCCTGCCCATTGAGGCCTATCTCGCTGCCACCCTGCAGGAACGGGATGCCCTGCGAGCCGGCCGCAAGTCGATCGCCGAAGTCGCCCGGGAACGTCGACTCAGCCCGAAGTACCTCGGAACGCTCTGGGGCCATTTGAACGACGACACCGCCCAGCCCCCTTCCCAGCTCCTGAACGACCTCCGGACAAAGTGGCACGCGGCCACGCCCGCCAACGCGACCGATCTCGTTCACGAGGTCTCCCGCTGGCAGCGTGCCCTGTTTCGCTTCACCACCGTCGGCCACATCGGCAAGACCGGCGGCCCGAAGGCCTGGATGGAGCCCCTCAGCCCGCTCGTCGCGCGACACGAACTTCGCCACAAGCTCGTCGTCCCGGATGGAAAGGGAGAGGTCGTGGTCTATCTCTCCACGTCGGACGCCGGGGACTCAGGCGACGGCGACTTTGTCGTCTGGGAACGCCCGCGGCTGGTCGCCCCCGGACGCGACGAGATTCTCCTCAAGGATCTCCGGGCCACCACGGCCAGACTCACCCGCCGGCGCGAAGAACTCATCGAAAGCACTGCCCGCTGCCTCGAAGCCGCCGGAGAAGCATCCGCCCGGGAGCAGGTGGATGTTCCTTCCCTCGCCGCGAAACACAAGGTCGACACTTCGCTCCTTGCAGCCTGGCTCGACTTCCTCGGGATCGGGTCGCCCGCAGGCGTCGGGACGCCATTGGGCCACAAAATCGAGTCGGTGGGGGGGCACGGCTTCATTCAGGGCTGGGGCGGAGACAACGCCTTGAGCGTCCTGGCGAATGCCTCCGGCCAGCATGTCCGCGTACCGGGGAACATGCCGGCCCACAGTGTTGCGGTCCACCCCGCACCGACAGTGCAGGTGACGGTCGGCTGGATGAGCCCCGTGCTGGGCGATGCGCGAATTTCCGCTCGCGTTCAGGACGCCCATCCTGAATGCGGCAACGGCATCCACTGGCAGCTGGAAGTCCGGCGAGGAAAAAGCGTGCAGCGGCTCGCGGAGGGAACTTCGAGAGGAGCGACTCCCGCGGCGATCGGCCCGTTCGAGAGGCTGCCAATCAGGCCGGGCGACTTCGTCGCGCTCGTCATCGCGCCGCGGGAGGGAAACCACTCCTGCGACCTGACGAACGTCGACCTCACCATCACCTCCGCCGGCGCCGAATGGAACCTCTCCAACGACGTCTCGTCCGACATCCTCGCGGCCAACCCCCACAGCGATCGTCAGGGCCACCCGGGTGTCTGGCACTTCTTCGGCGAACCCGTTTCGAAACAGGGCGGCGTGATCCCGGCAGGTTCAATCCTCTCGTCCTGGCTCACAACCTCAGACCTGGACCTGCGGAAGTCGAAGGCCACCGACCTGCAGAACCTGCTCACCGCCCGTGCCGCCGGAGTTCCGAACGACTCCCCGGACGCCCTGCTCGCGCGCGAGCTCACGTCGCTGAATGGCTCGCTGTTGAGGAACTTGCTGAATGCCCGGAAAGTCCCGGGCGACGCCAGTCCGCCCGCCGCAGGCGACTCCGCGATCGGTCTCGATCCCGCGTTATTTGGCCAGCATGTCGATGGCTCACCCATCGATGCCGCGAGCCTCTGCATTCGCGCCCCGTCCGTTCTTGAAGTCCGCATCCCTGCCGAACTCGCCAATGGTGCGGAACTGGTCGCTTCCTGCCTGCTGCATGAAGCCAGCGGACCGAATGGCAGCGCCCAAACCGCCATCGTGACGACACCCCCCGCGGCCGGACTGCAGCCCGGAGAAGTCGCGGATGCGAAACACCCCGGCGTCTGGACCTCCAGCGCCGGTTCCCCGGTGCATTCGTCCCCCATTCTCACGAGCGAAGGAAGCATTGCCCGGGCGCGGTTTGAAACGGCGTTCGACGACTTTCGGAGCATCTTTCCTCCGGCGCTCTGTTACTCGAAAATCGTCCCCGTCGATGAAGTCGTCACGCTCACGCAGTTCTATCGCGAAGATGAACCGCTCCGCCGCCTCATGCTCAGCGACGAAGAGTCGTCTCGCCTCGATGCCCTCTGGGCCGAGTTGCACTTCGTCAGCCGCGAGCCACTCACGCAGGTCGATGCCCTCCAGCAGCTCATGGAGTTCGCCACGCAGGACGGCGATCCGACCGTCTTTGAACCGCTCCGCAAGCCAACGATGGAACGCGCCGCCGCGTTCCGTCAGCAGCTCGCCAATGCGGAGCCGGCCCATCTCGATGCCGTCCTCGAGCTGGCGTCCCGCGCCTGGCGTCGCCCGCTTTCATCCCGCGATTCCGAGAACTTCCGTGCCCTCGATGCGCGGCTCCGTGCCGAAGGCGTCGCGCACGACGATTCCGTCCGGCTCCTCATCGCCCGCGTTTTCGCCTCCCCCTCCTTCCTCTATCGCCCGGAGACAGCCCCGCCTGGCGATCAGCCAGGACCCGTCACCGATCATGAGCTCGCCACGCGTCTCAGCTACTTCCTCTGGTCGTCCGTTCCCGACGCCGAACTGCGCCGCCTCGCCGATGCCGGGCGGCTCCATGACCCCGAAGTCCTGGCGGCCCAGACGGAGCGGATGCTGAAAGACGACCGTGTCCAGAGACTCGCCACCGAGTTCGGCTGTCAGTGGCTGCAGGTCTACGACTTCGATCGCGACGACGGCAAAAGCGATCGTCATTTCCCTGAGTTCAAAGAACTTCGCGGCGACATGTACCAGGAGGTCGTCCGCTACTTCACCCACCTGTTCCAGGAAAACCGGCCCGTCACGGAGATCTACTCCTCCGACTACACGTTTGTGAACGGCCGCCTCGCCGCCTTCTACAACTTCGCCGGCTTGACCGTTCCCGAAACAGAATGGCGGAAAGTCGAATCGACGGACGCCTGGGGACGCGGCGGAATCCTCACGCAGGCCGCGACTCTCGCGAAGAATTCCGGGGCCTCCCGAACGAGTCCGATCCTCCGTGGAAACTGGGTCTCGGAAGTCCTGCTCGGCGAGCGCCTCCCGCGCCCTCCCAAAGATGTCCCGCCCCTCCCGGATGAACAGCCGGCCGCCGATGTCACCGTTCGACAGTTGATTGAGCAGCACACCAGTGACGAGCGCTGCGCCCGCTGCCACGTCCGCATCGATCCGTTCGGCTTCGCCCTGGAAGGCTTCGATGGCATCGGCCGACGCCGCACGCCCGATTCCCCCGCTCTCCTCGGCGAGACGACCAGCAAACTGGCCGACGGCACGGAACTGGTGGGAGTCCGCGGACTCACGCGTTATCTCCTCGTCAACCGCGAGGATGCCGTCCTTCGCCAGTTCTGTCGCAAGCTCCTGGGATACGCTCTCGGCCGGTCGGTGCAGCTCTCCGATCATCCTCTCATTTCCGAAATGTGCGCCGAGCTGAGAAAGAGCGACTTCCGTGTGTCCGCGGCCGTCCAGGCAATCGTCCAGAGTCGTCAGTTCCGCGAACGGCGGGGAATGGACTCCGCGAGAGCATCGGACGAGGCCGCATCGGCCCCGTGA
- a CDS encoding DegT/DnrJ/EryC1/StrS family aminotransferase codes for MESSRRAFNQQAALSAAGFLFAPKLALAANDKPAILGGTPIAKASWPGWPVIGAGERDGVAKVLDSGDWYRYAGSKGTVDAFEAAWAKTLGVAHCQATSSGTTSLVTAFASLEIGPGDEVIVPPYTFIATINAVMLHHALPVFVDTDETTAQIDPSKIAERVNGDTRCVVPVHLGGGCCDMDQLLAIAKEKNLNVVEDSCQTHTGEWKGKRLGTLGDAGCYSFQNSKNITSGEGGAMVTPRADIYARANAYQNQGGGKVPTDGKFTAGGGNFRLTNFQGAILVEQLKRLDEQSRIREGNAEYLSRLLQEIGGVGAKKTVPGNTRNGYHLYVFDYDPAQFAGMKKATFLKALGAEGVPASGGYAALNKAPWVEKMLASRHYKRIYGDQRLKKWREENVLPANDRMIETAIWLTQNVLLADRSEMDRIGDAVRRIKQHASAIAKA; via the coding sequence GTGGAATCTTCGCGCCGCGCTTTCAACCAACAGGCCGCCCTCAGTGCGGCCGGCTTCCTGTTCGCCCCCAAACTGGCGCTCGCCGCCAACGACAAGCCCGCCATCCTTGGCGGCACGCCCATCGCCAAAGCCTCCTGGCCAGGTTGGCCCGTCATCGGCGCTGGCGAACGTGACGGCGTCGCCAAAGTCCTCGATTCCGGCGACTGGTATCGCTACGCCGGCAGCAAGGGGACCGTCGACGCCTTCGAGGCCGCCTGGGCCAAAACGCTCGGCGTCGCGCACTGTCAGGCCACCAGCAGCGGCACCACGTCCCTCGTCACGGCCTTCGCCTCGCTCGAAATCGGCCCCGGCGACGAAGTCATCGTCCCGCCCTATACGTTCATCGCGACGATCAACGCCGTGATGCTCCATCACGCCCTCCCCGTCTTCGTCGACACCGACGAAACGACCGCCCAGATCGATCCCTCGAAGATCGCCGAACGCGTCAACGGCGACACCCGCTGCGTCGTCCCCGTCCACCTCGGCGGCGGCTGCTGCGATATGGACCAGCTCCTCGCCATCGCGAAGGAGAAGAACCTCAACGTCGTCGAAGACTCCTGCCAGACCCACACCGGCGAATGGAAAGGCAAGCGACTGGGAACTCTCGGCGACGCCGGCTGCTACAGCTTCCAGAACTCCAAGAACATCACCAGCGGCGAAGGCGGCGCAATGGTCACGCCCCGGGCCGACATCTACGCCCGGGCCAACGCCTACCAGAACCAGGGAGGCGGCAAGGTCCCGACCGACGGCAAGTTCACCGCGGGCGGCGGCAACTTCCGTCTGACCAACTTCCAGGGCGCCATTCTGGTCGAGCAGCTCAAACGCCTTGATGAACAGTCACGCATTCGTGAAGGCAATGCGGAATACCTCTCCCGGCTGCTCCAGGAGATCGGCGGCGTCGGAGCCAAGAAGACCGTTCCCGGCAATACCCGGAACGGCTACCACCTGTATGTCTTCGACTACGATCCCGCCCAGTTCGCCGGCATGAAGAAGGCGACATTCCTGAAGGCCCTCGGCGCCGAAGGCGTCCCCGCGTCCGGCGGATACGCAGCCCTCAACAAGGCCCCGTGGGTCGAGAAAATGCTCGCCTCCCGCCACTACAAGCGGATCTACGGCGACCAGCGTCTGAAAAAATGGCGCGAGGAAAACGTCCTTCCGGCCAACGACCGCATGATCGAAACCGCGATCTGGCTGACGCAGAACGTTCTCCTCGCCGACCGCAGCGAAATGGACCGCATCGGCGACGCCGTCCGCCGCATCAAGCAGCACGCCTCGGCCATCGCCAAGGCATAA
- a CDS encoding carboxypeptidase-like regulatory domain-containing protein: protein MNGLKSLTIVACFALIAGCSQHDGLERAPITGLLTVQGTPLAGASVVFTPAKGTQGLGAIGISGPDGKFQVVSSRQDDAGIPPGEYSVSVSRLADPDGTVLSPEATQADHPNARETVPGPYSGAASPLKVSIPKEGGEVKVDIPVKLIERKPKS, encoded by the coding sequence ATGAACGGCCTCAAATCGCTGACCATTGTTGCGTGCTTCGCACTGATTGCCGGCTGCAGTCAACACGATGGACTTGAACGGGCCCCCATCACCGGACTTCTGACCGTCCAGGGGACTCCGCTCGCAGGCGCCAGCGTCGTATTCACTCCCGCCAAGGGGACGCAGGGGCTGGGAGCAATCGGCATCTCTGGGCCGGATGGCAAATTTCAGGTTGTCAGCTCGCGCCAGGACGACGCCGGAATTCCTCCTGGAGAGTATTCAGTTTCCGTCAGCCGGCTCGCCGATCCAGATGGAACCGTCCTGTCGCCTGAAGCAACCCAGGCAGATCACCCCAACGCCCGCGAGACCGTGCCAGGCCCATACTCCGGGGCCGCATCTCCACTGAAGGTTTCGATCCCGAAAGAAGGCGGGGAAGTAAAGGTCGACATTCCGGTCAAATTGATCGAACGAAAACCAAAGTCTTGA
- a CDS encoding DUF1559 domain-containing protein, with amino-acid sequence MRPANRAAFTLIELLVVIAIIAILIALLLPAVQQAREAARRTQCKNNLKQLGLSIHNYESTHGTVPAGRMSLGYCQSAAAPNLPDPITRNGHGLSLLLPFIDQSPLYNQLQQGSAFGNYVTNGSPTAKPDAIASGHARLSSTILQAFLCPSDSGPPTEGPAAVYSPDLGVDTTLNYAKTSYDFCSPAATLSRFNNHRTSTPDTRYMFGENSYCRFRDAVDGMSNTILMAEQTLLTFNGRTSAWLFGGWVSTGIDPVGRFNTTFPATGINVWNYNNNTSALNKTPGRRASWYNCASLHTGGAHVVLGDGTVRFLSENIDVSTLTWLCRAGDNQTIGEF; translated from the coding sequence ATGCGACCTGCGAATCGTGCTGCCTTTACGTTGATCGAACTGCTCGTCGTCATCGCGATCATCGCCATCCTGATCGCCCTTCTCCTCCCCGCCGTCCAGCAGGCCCGCGAGGCTGCCCGGCGAACCCAGTGCAAGAACAATCTGAAACAGCTGGGACTGTCGATTCACAACTACGAGAGTACCCACGGCACTGTACCCGCCGGCCGCATGAGCCTTGGCTACTGCCAGAGTGCCGCCGCGCCGAACCTTCCCGATCCAATCACCCGGAACGGCCACGGGCTCTCACTTCTCTTGCCATTCATCGATCAGTCGCCGCTTTACAACCAGCTCCAACAGGGCTCGGCCTTCGGCAACTACGTGACGAACGGTTCGCCAACTGCGAAGCCAGACGCAATCGCGTCCGGCCACGCCAGGCTTTCCTCGACGATCCTCCAGGCCTTCCTCTGCCCGTCCGATAGCGGCCCGCCGACGGAGGGCCCGGCTGCGGTTTACAGCCCCGATCTCGGCGTCGACACAACGCTGAATTACGCCAAGACCTCATACGACTTCTGTTCACCAGCGGCAACTCTCAGTCGCTTCAACAACCACCGCACAAGCACGCCAGACACTCGCTATATGTTTGGCGAGAACAGCTACTGCAGGTTCCGTGATGCAGTCGACGGAATGAGCAACACGATACTCATGGCGGAGCAGACCCTCCTCACCTTCAACGGGCGGACATCCGCTTGGCTCTTCGGCGGATGGGTCTCCACTGGTATCGATCCCGTCGGACGGTTCAACACGACGTTCCCTGCAACTGGCATCAACGTCTGGAACTACAACAACAACACGAGCGCCCTCAACAAGACGCCAGGTCGCCGCGCCAGCTGGTACAACTGCGCCAGCCTCCACACCGGCGGCGCTCACGTCGTCCTGGGCGATGGCACGGTCCGATTCCTGTCAGAGAATATCGACGTCTCGACATTGACCTGGCTTTGCCGCGCCGGTGACAACCAGACAATCGGCGAGTTCTGA
- a CDS encoding heparinase II/III domain-containing protein — MTRRDSMFIAGRPALRLAVLFVVGLVSTGTPLRAQDRDRLLRETAAVRAMSEAEVIALVPKQSGLQYVDCPNCEAGRQERQLVWTLERPDEVSCQFCKHRYPSAKYPDDKSVVVKTPLGNEARFDYWENESGYRHFFKARRDDEVRRYLASQARALANLYSVTKDRAHARRAAVILDRFAQVFPDWCYHFDYPFQQKQIYDGDVSPAEYRLGFRTARWNWWAYGDIPTELLRAYELIRESGVLAELSKEQGVDVVARIENDLLRNASEQVVNNRDELSNMSPGMWSDLVRVGQTLKEPRYVHEVVRRYRHLIATKFFYDGTWYEGAPSYGQQTVNALQGFARTVRGYSDPPGFVDAVDQTRFDNLNLEDETPQLARARYLLNRLKFPNGRAVPVHDTWANDRSRQGLMPPASYVLPALGHACLTSGPAETPTEWHLTWSGGYGHSHADVLGLLLFSGNRETLSDLGYTHTAYRAWTIASAAHNLVVIDGKSQASGSQRSPTDGSLLTLDTRHPQVQVVRVDGGRGYPKVGGKYERTLVSVDAGAGVRYAVDVFDVAGGNVHDYFLHGDADSAGSIRISGVDLKERGSLLPEGQKWKAPTNEGQSGRAYEPYDAYGFLQKLQSGLVDPGRPPVVEFRVGDQPTVRVTLLAEPGSELVVGENPAIRGADEDDAQLGKFSRPFMMLRHGAMGGASRFVAVLEPTAGPGMIKSVRRFEPRPGVLVLDVEAGSTRQVIVIGAPVETEIMTGAIPAGRVTFRGDVGVLTADEKGMAFAYSLGEGGWNIENRRIESPAPEKGLLVRIEDDAIVVNGVATAPLPNDVIRLVTEDGWVYPFTVVSTEPAGDSLRIRVLETTAMELDTAKKTFELKCFPGRMHQGAVSVEWLASQLDDLSETKKEPN, encoded by the coding sequence GTGACTCGTCGTGATTCAATGTTCATTGCCGGCCGACCCGCGCTGCGGCTGGCCGTCTTGTTCGTCGTCGGCCTGGTTTCGACTGGAACCCCGCTGCGGGCTCAGGATCGCGACAGGCTGCTGCGGGAGACTGCGGCTGTGCGGGCGATGAGCGAGGCTGAGGTCATTGCGCTCGTTCCGAAGCAATCGGGGCTGCAATACGTCGATTGCCCGAACTGCGAGGCGGGCCGGCAGGAGCGGCAGCTGGTCTGGACGCTGGAGCGGCCGGACGAGGTGTCATGTCAGTTCTGCAAGCATCGGTACCCGAGCGCGAAGTATCCGGACGACAAGTCAGTCGTCGTGAAGACACCGCTGGGGAATGAGGCGCGGTTTGACTACTGGGAGAATGAATCGGGTTACCGCCATTTCTTCAAGGCCCGGCGGGATGACGAAGTGCGGCGGTACCTGGCGTCGCAGGCGAGGGCGCTGGCGAATCTGTACAGCGTGACCAAGGACCGCGCTCATGCGCGACGGGCGGCGGTGATCCTGGACCGGTTTGCGCAGGTGTTTCCTGACTGGTGCTACCACTTTGACTACCCGTTCCAGCAGAAGCAGATCTACGACGGCGACGTCTCGCCGGCGGAGTATCGATTGGGGTTTCGCACCGCGCGGTGGAACTGGTGGGCCTATGGCGACATTCCGACGGAACTGCTTCGGGCGTACGAGTTGATCCGTGAAAGCGGGGTGCTGGCGGAACTGTCGAAAGAGCAGGGGGTCGACGTCGTCGCGCGGATCGAGAATGACCTGCTGCGCAACGCGAGTGAGCAGGTCGTCAACAACCGGGATGAACTCAGCAACATGAGCCCGGGGATGTGGAGCGACCTGGTTCGAGTCGGACAGACGCTGAAGGAGCCTCGCTACGTTCACGAAGTGGTTCGCCGGTACCGGCATCTCATTGCGACGAAGTTTTTCTACGACGGGACCTGGTACGAAGGGGCCCCGAGCTACGGGCAGCAGACGGTGAACGCGCTGCAGGGATTCGCGCGGACGGTGCGAGGCTACAGCGATCCACCGGGATTCGTGGATGCGGTCGATCAAACCCGATTCGATAATCTGAATCTGGAAGACGAGACGCCACAGCTTGCCCGGGCGCGCTACCTGCTCAACCGCCTGAAGTTTCCGAACGGGCGTGCGGTTCCGGTGCACGATACGTGGGCGAACGACCGGAGCCGACAGGGATTGATGCCGCCGGCGTCGTACGTGTTGCCGGCTCTCGGGCATGCGTGCCTCACGAGTGGACCGGCCGAGACTCCGACGGAGTGGCATCTGACGTGGTCGGGCGGCTATGGGCATTCCCATGCGGATGTACTGGGGCTGCTGCTGTTCTCCGGCAACCGGGAAACGCTGTCTGACCTTGGCTACACGCATACGGCGTATCGCGCCTGGACGATTGCGTCGGCGGCTCACAATCTCGTCGTCATTGACGGCAAGAGCCAGGCATCAGGTTCGCAGCGGTCGCCGACGGACGGTTCGCTGCTGACGCTGGATACGCGGCATCCGCAGGTGCAGGTGGTCCGTGTGGATGGAGGGCGGGGCTATCCGAAGGTTGGCGGGAAGTACGAACGGACACTTGTTTCGGTTGATGCCGGCGCGGGCGTGCGCTATGCCGTGGATGTGTTCGATGTCGCGGGGGGCAACGTTCACGACTACTTCCTGCATGGCGACGCCGACTCGGCGGGGTCGATTCGTATATCCGGCGTCGACCTGAAGGAGCGAGGTTCGTTGTTGCCCGAAGGGCAGAAATGGAAAGCCCCGACCAACGAGGGGCAGTCGGGGCGTGCGTATGAGCCGTATGACGCTTACGGGTTTCTTCAGAAGCTGCAGTCGGGCCTCGTCGATCCGGGCCGGCCGCCGGTTGTCGAGTTCAGAGTGGGTGATCAACCGACCGTTCGCGTCACTTTGCTGGCCGAACCGGGTTCTGAGCTGGTGGTCGGCGAGAATCCGGCAATTCGCGGGGCGGACGAGGATGATGCGCAGCTCGGCAAATTCTCTCGGCCATTCATGATGCTGCGTCATGGAGCGATGGGCGGAGCGAGTCGGTTTGTGGCCGTGCTGGAGCCGACGGCGGGCCCGGGGATGATCAAGTCGGTCAGGCGGTTCGAGCCCCGGCCGGGCGTCCTTGTGCTGGACGTTGAGGCGGGCTCTACGCGGCAGGTGATCGTGATCGGGGCGCCTGTGGAGACGGAGATTATGACAGGGGCGATTCCAGCCGGGCGTGTCACCTTCCGCGGGGACGTGGGCGTGCTGACAGCGGACGAGAAGGGAATGGCGTTCGCGTATTCGCTGGGCGAGGGGGGATGGAACATCGAGAACCGGCGGATCGAATCGCCTGCTCCGGAGAAGGGGCTCCTGGTGCGGATCGAGGACGATGCGATCGTGGTGAATGGAGTCGCGACGGCGCCGCTTCCCAATGATGTGATCCGCCTGGTGACGGAAGATGGCTGGGTCTATCCGTTCACGGTCGTGTCGACGGAACCAGCCGGCGACTCGCTGCGAATTCGAGTGCTGGAGACGACAGCGATGGAACTGGACACCGCCAAGAAGACATTTGAGCTGAAGTGCTTCCCAGGGCGGATGCATCAGGGGGCGGTTTCGGTGGAATGGCTGGCGAGCCAGCTTGATGATCTGAGCGAGACGAAGAAGGAGCCCAACTGA
- a CDS encoding amidohydrolase family protein — protein MPVVSRRRFLSTTAGLGAGLGAVAAAGGGALAAQVEKSAKESSSDLRGLPAGWRTMKKLDAHNHVMQGVHKPGADWSAVERTVEAAKILGIDTLYCSRPLTGGVMASIEAVRDANDSVLAAMKRYPDVIAGYCFVQPGNGKDALEEIDRCIDAGMIGIKLYNQFKYSDPAVFPVAEKCIELKIPFLGHSAYLTDPKTKEAQPRTSNARDFGELATRYPELLLILGHINGGGDWEWAIRTLRDFPTVYLDTSGSVLEDDTIDLCVRELGHRRLLFATDLTMEGGVGKILGAKLTPEQREDIFWRNFQGILDRRPK, from the coding sequence ATGCCCGTGGTTTCGCGACGAAGGTTTCTTTCGACAACGGCGGGGCTGGGGGCCGGACTGGGGGCGGTGGCAGCGGCCGGTGGTGGTGCATTGGCCGCGCAGGTCGAGAAGTCGGCGAAGGAATCGTCGTCGGACCTGCGTGGTCTGCCGGCCGGCTGGCGGACGATGAAGAAGCTGGATGCTCACAACCATGTGATGCAGGGCGTTCACAAACCGGGGGCCGACTGGTCTGCGGTGGAACGGACCGTTGAGGCCGCGAAGATCCTGGGGATCGACACGCTGTACTGCTCGCGGCCGCTGACGGGCGGTGTGATGGCGTCGATCGAGGCGGTCCGCGATGCGAACGATTCGGTTCTGGCGGCGATGAAACGGTATCCGGACGTGATCGCGGGATACTGCTTTGTTCAACCGGGGAACGGAAAGGATGCGCTGGAGGAAATCGACCGCTGCATCGATGCGGGGATGATCGGCATCAAACTGTACAACCAGTTCAAGTACTCGGATCCGGCAGTCTTCCCGGTCGCAGAGAAGTGCATCGAGCTGAAGATTCCGTTCCTGGGACATTCCGCGTACCTGACCGACCCGAAGACAAAGGAGGCCCAGCCGCGGACTTCGAACGCGCGGGATTTCGGAGAACTGGCGACGCGTTATCCGGAACTCCTCCTGATCCTGGGGCACATCAACGGCGGTGGCGACTGGGAATGGGCCATCCGGACACTGCGGGATTTCCCGACGGTGTATCTCGACACGAGCGGCAGCGTGCTGGAAGACGACACCATCGACCTGTGCGTTCGGGAACTGGGGCATCGCCGGCTGCTGTTCGCGACGGACCTGACCATGGAAGGGGGCGTCGGAAAGATTCTGGGGGCGAAACTGACGCCCGAGCAGCGCGAAGACATCTTCTGGCGAAACTTCCAGGGCATCCTCGACCGGCGGCCGAAATGA